In the Chlorobium limicola DSM 245 genome, one interval contains:
- a CDS encoding DegT/DnrJ/EryC1/StrS family aminotransferase, translated as MQFIDLISQKNRIRTSLLLRIEEIVDHGQYIMGPEVRELESQLARYTGRRFCVSCSSGTDALLMPLMAKDIGPGDAVITTPFTFIATAEVISLTGATPVFADISPDTFNIDPDRIADAASKARDKGLRPKALIPVDLFGLPADYDRIEAVADSLGLWILEDAAQSFGSSLRNRRAGRFGLAAATSFFPAKPLGCYGDGGAVFTDDEELDFLLRSVRVHGSGADKYSNDRIGINGRLDSIQAAVLLEKLQIFDEELASRQRIAEAYSSRLRGKLVVPEIPEGYVSAWAQYSLLASSTAERSTIMDTLQKAGIPSVIYYKIPLHLQKAFAGLGYREGDFPVAEEMSSRIFSLPMHPYLSIEEIETICSAIGSCI; from the coding sequence ATGCAATTCATCGATCTTATCTCCCAGAAAAACAGAATCCGCACATCACTGCTTCTTCGTATCGAAGAGATAGTCGATCACGGGCAGTATATCATGGGCCCTGAAGTCAGGGAGCTGGAGTCGCAGCTTGCAAGATATACAGGACGCCGTTTCTGTGTTTCATGCTCTTCGGGTACCGACGCCCTGCTCATGCCTCTTATGGCAAAAGATATCGGGCCGGGCGATGCCGTTATCACCACGCCTTTTACTTTTATCGCTACGGCTGAGGTTATAAGCCTTACCGGGGCGACACCGGTTTTTGCCGATATTTCTCCTGATACTTTCAATATCGACCCGGATCGAATTGCCGATGCGGCAAGTAAGGCCAGGGATAAAGGGCTGCGTCCGAAAGCGCTTATTCCTGTCGATCTGTTCGGCCTTCCTGCAGATTATGACCGTATTGAAGCTGTTGCCGATTCTCTTGGCCTCTGGATTCTCGAAGATGCGGCCCAGAGCTTTGGCTCCTCGTTGCGAAACAGGCGGGCAGGACGTTTCGGACTTGCGGCGGCAACATCGTTTTTTCCGGCAAAACCTCTCGGCTGCTATGGCGACGGGGGCGCGGTTTTTACCGATGATGAAGAGCTTGATTTTCTTTTACGTTCGGTCAGGGTTCACGGAAGCGGGGCCGACAAGTACAGCAACGACCGTATAGGCATAAATGGCAGGCTCGATTCGATACAGGCGGCCGTTTTGCTTGAAAAACTGCAGATTTTTGATGAAGAGCTGGCCTCCCGACAGCGCATTGCCGAAGCATACAGCTCCAGGCTGAGAGGTAAACTGGTTGTACCTGAAATTCCCGAAGGATATGTTTCCGCTTGGGCTCAGTACTCTCTTCTTGCCTCGTCGACAGCCGAGCGTTCAACGATTATGGATACATTGCAGAAAGCCGGCATCCCTTCGGTTATTTACTATAAGATACCGCTGCATCTGCAGAAGGCTTTTGCAGGTTTGGGATACAGGGAAGGGGATTTTCCTGTAGCCGAAGAGATGAGCAGCAGAATTTTTTCACTGCCGATGCATCCCTACCTGTCCATTGAAGAGATCGAAACTATTTGTTCAGCTATCGGATCCTGCATTTGA
- the mpl gene encoding UDP-N-acetylmuramate:L-alanyl-gamma-D-glutamyl-meso-diaminopimelate ligase, with amino-acid sequence MSSIYFLGIGGTAMASVAVALSHSGHAVSGSDSALYPPMSTYLDAHNIRYFNGFSEENISRVNPDLVVVGNAVSRGNCELEYALERHLKLISMPELVRKELIANNTSLVITGTHGKTTTTSLVAWLLEYGNLKPGFLVGGIPENFTIGCRPSGREDAGFFVTEGDEYDTAFFDKRSKFMLYRPDIAIINNIEFDHADIFDSLEDIRKSFRLFVNLIPRNGTLLVNGDDPEACAVASKAFCRTERFGFDQECEWTAKDMNTEENVTTFSIFHLGNPQGKVRIPLFGKHNIMNTLAAVAAARHAGLSMETIAEALPLFKRPKRRMEITEGFESGITLIEDFAHHPTAIKATLEAVSELCIGRRIVACFEPRSNTTTRNIFQKELARCFGPASVVVMGMVHRPERYAPDDRLDTEKLRRELEEREKTVFLAGSQPDDYPADIVRFLKSTLKKNDVVVFMSNGSFSSLKTLFLDNFGK; translated from the coding sequence ATGAGTTCTATCTACTTTCTTGGAATCGGGGGGACTGCCATGGCCTCCGTTGCTGTGGCGCTCTCTCATTCCGGCCATGCCGTCAGCGGTTCCGACTCCGCGCTTTACCCGCCCATGAGCACGTACCTCGATGCTCACAATATCCGATACTTCAACGGATTTTCCGAAGAGAACATCTCCCGGGTGAATCCCGACCTTGTCGTTGTCGGCAATGCGGTCAGCAGGGGAAATTGCGAACTTGAATATGCTCTTGAGCGCCATCTCAAACTGATTTCGATGCCCGAACTGGTTCGCAAAGAGCTTATTGCCAATAATACATCTCTGGTGATAACCGGCACACACGGCAAAACCACAACAACCTCTCTCGTTGCCTGGCTGCTTGAATACGGTAATCTTAAACCCGGATTTCTCGTCGGAGGAATCCCTGAAAACTTCACGATCGGATGTCGCCCTTCCGGAAGGGAGGATGCCGGTTTTTTCGTTACCGAAGGGGACGAATATGACACGGCTTTTTTTGATAAACGCAGCAAATTCATGCTCTACCGACCCGATATTGCCATCATCAACAATATTGAATTCGACCACGCCGATATTTTCGACTCGCTCGAAGATATCCGAAAAAGCTTCAGGCTGTTTGTCAATCTTATTCCACGAAACGGCACGCTTCTTGTCAACGGAGATGATCCTGAAGCCTGCGCTGTCGCTTCGAAAGCATTCTGCCGGACCGAACGCTTCGGTTTCGACCAGGAGTGCGAATGGACGGCAAAAGACATGAACACAGAAGAAAACGTGACAACCTTCAGCATTTTTCATCTTGGCAACCCGCAAGGAAAGGTCCGCATTCCCCTCTTCGGAAAGCACAACATCATGAACACGCTCGCCGCGGTTGCTGCGGCCAGACATGCAGGCTTATCGATGGAAACCATTGCGGAAGCCCTTCCACTCTTCAAGCGTCCGAAACGCCGGATGGAAATCACTGAAGGATTTGAATCCGGAATAACCCTGATCGAAGATTTCGCCCATCATCCGACGGCAATCAAAGCAACGCTGGAAGCCGTTTCGGAACTCTGCATCGGCAGGCGGATCGTAGCCTGTTTCGAGCCACGCTCGAATACAACAACACGAAACATCTTCCAGAAAGAACTTGCCCGCTGTTTCGGTCCTGCCTCCGTTGTCGTGATGGGTATGGTGCATCGCCCGGAACGGTATGCGCCCGATGATCGGCTCGACACAGAAAAACTGCGCAGGGAACTGGAGGAACGTGAAAAAACTGTTTTTCTTGCAGGATCGCAACCGGATGATTATCCAGCCGATATCGTCAGATTCCTTAAATCCACCCTGAAGAAAAATGACGTAGTCGTGTTCATGAGCAACGGAAGCTTCAGTAGCCTGAAAACACTTTTTCTTGACAATTTTGGGAAATAA
- the gap gene encoding type I glyceraldehyde-3-phosphate dehydrogenase, with the protein MAKVKVGINGFGRIGRLVLRQAMNNPKFEIVAINDLCDTKTLAHLLKYDSTHKKFNGEVSTEGDNIVINGQTITISAQRDPAQLPWQALGCDMVVESTGLFTSREAASKHITAGAKKVIISAPAKDKIDATIVMGVNENSITGNEEIISNASCTTNCLAPMVKVLQDTFGITKGFMTTVHAYTNDQNILDLPHKDLRRARSAALSIIPTSTGAAKAIGEVIPELAGRLDGFAMRVPVPDGSVTDLTAILDREASKAEINAAMQAAAEGPMKGYLEYCTDPIVSQDIVGNAHSCIFDSLLTMSSGNMVKVVGWYDNELGYSTRVVDLLEIYANFV; encoded by the coding sequence ATGGCAAAAGTAAAAGTAGGCATTAACGGATTCGGCCGGATCGGACGACTGGTACTCCGTCAGGCCATGAATAACCCGAAATTCGAAATTGTTGCGATCAACGACCTTTGTGATACCAAAACGCTCGCACACCTGCTGAAATACGATTCAACCCACAAAAAATTCAACGGTGAGGTTTCAACCGAAGGCGATAATATCGTCATCAACGGCCAGACCATCACCATTTCCGCACAGAGAGATCCCGCCCAGCTTCCCTGGCAGGCGCTCGGTTGCGACATGGTCGTTGAATCAACCGGTTTATTCACCAGTCGCGAAGCTGCCTCCAAGCATATTACCGCTGGGGCAAAGAAAGTTATCATCTCCGCACCGGCAAAGGACAAAATCGATGCCACCATCGTTATGGGCGTCAATGAAAACTCCATCACCGGCAACGAAGAGATCATTTCCAACGCAAGCTGCACCACCAACTGTCTGGCTCCGATGGTAAAAGTCCTTCAGGACACCTTCGGCATCACCAAAGGATTCATGACAACGGTTCACGCTTATACCAACGATCAGAACATCCTCGATCTTCCGCACAAGGATCTCCGCCGCGCCCGCTCAGCTGCGCTCTCGATCATTCCGACAAGCACCGGAGCGGCAAAAGCCATCGGTGAAGTCATTCCCGAGCTTGCAGGCAGACTTGACGGTTTTGCTATGAGGGTTCCGGTACCGGACGGTTCGGTAACCGATCTGACCGCCATTCTCGATCGTGAAGCATCAAAAGCCGAAATCAACGCAGCAATGCAGGCCGCTGCAGAGGGCCCGATGAAAGGATATCTCGAATACTGTACAGATCCGATCGTCTCCCAGGATATCGTAGGCAACGCCCACTCCTGTATCTTCGATTCGCTCCTGACCATGAGCTCCGGAAATATGGTGAAAGTTGTCGGCTGGTACGACAACGAACTCGGCTATTCGACAAGGGTTGTCGATCTTCTTGAAATCTATGCCAACTTCGTCTGA
- a CDS encoding flavodoxin domain-containing protein, with translation MRAVILYDSRSSGGSTERLIDAIGLELANNGAYVEKAKCKATGDYSFIQDFDVVIMGAPIYYLLVSSQLLGALIQSNLKKYLKRKKIGLFLTCGSPEPMATLLYLPQLKMHLVRNRILAERIFAPQQLSDPDVIGSFVEELCDAYKKDTRRRNASLSWSDEAIELLDAVPSFFRNRIKIATEEYAEEMGYREITLAVVEEAKSETGGL, from the coding sequence ATGAGAGCGGTTATTCTTTATGACAGCAGGAGTTCCGGAGGTTCTACCGAACGCCTTATCGATGCGATAGGCCTGGAACTGGCCAACAACGGAGCTTATGTAGAAAAAGCAAAATGCAAGGCAACCGGAGATTACAGCTTCATACAGGATTTTGACGTTGTGATCATGGGAGCGCCGATTTACTATCTGCTCGTTTCGTCACAGCTTCTCGGTGCACTTATCCAGAGCAACCTGAAAAAATATCTCAAACGCAAGAAAATAGGCCTTTTCCTGACCTGTGGCAGTCCGGAACCGATGGCTACCCTCCTTTACCTTCCTCAGTTGAAAATGCACCTCGTCCGAAACAGAATTCTTGCCGAGCGAATTTTTGCGCCTCAGCAGCTTTCAGATCCGGATGTAATCGGATCATTTGTTGAAGAACTCTGCGACGCATATAAAAAAGATACCCGCAGGCGAAACGCTTCGCTTTCATGGAGTGACGAGGCAATCGAACTGCTCGATGCTGTCCCCTCCTTTTTCAGAAACAGAATCAAAATCGCAACCGAAGAGTATGCCGAAGAGATGGGATACCGGGAAATCACCCTTGCAGTGGTCGAAGAAGCAAAATCTGAAACCGGAGGACTCTGA
- the dnaJ gene encoding molecular chaperone DnaJ — MKKDYYEVLGVSRSASKDEIKKAYRKLALQYHPDKNPDNKDAEEHFKEVNEAYEVLSNDDKRRRYDQFGHAGVGSSAASGAGGAYAGGATDFNDIFSAFNDMFGGGRARGGGAPFGFEEVFGGGGGAGRRGRTSAGISGTDLKIRLKLTLEEIAKGVEKTLKIKKQIVCKECNGSGSKTGATEPCQTCHGSGEVRQASKTMFGQFVNITACPTCGGEGRVVKDRCTACYGEGIKQGDVTVKVTVPAGVQDGNYLTLRGQGNAGPRGGAPGDLIVVIEEKPHELFRRDGNDVIFNLALSYPDLVLGTKIDVPTLDGAVKLTIPPATQPESMLRIPGQGIGHLRGSGKGDQLVRVNVYVPKDLSHHEKELLKELKKTAAFSPSGSNNDKEEKSFFEKARDIFS; from the coding sequence ATGAAGAAAGATTATTATGAGGTGCTTGGCGTAAGCCGTTCTGCCTCGAAGGATGAAATAAAAAAAGCGTATCGAAAACTGGCGCTGCAGTACCATCCCGATAAAAACCCCGACAACAAGGACGCCGAGGAGCATTTCAAGGAGGTGAACGAGGCGTATGAGGTGCTCAGCAACGACGACAAGCGCCGTCGTTATGACCAGTTCGGTCATGCGGGTGTAGGCTCATCAGCCGCTTCAGGAGCGGGAGGTGCATACGCTGGTGGTGCAACTGATTTCAATGATATTTTCAGCGCTTTCAACGATATGTTCGGTGGCGGTCGTGCGCGTGGCGGTGGAGCTCCTTTCGGTTTCGAGGAGGTATTCGGTGGTGGCGGAGGAGCCGGACGTCGCGGGCGGACTTCTGCAGGGATTTCCGGTACGGATCTTAAGATCAGACTGAAGCTTACTCTTGAGGAGATCGCCAAAGGGGTTGAGAAAACACTGAAGATCAAGAAACAGATTGTCTGCAAGGAGTGTAACGGCAGCGGCTCAAAAACCGGAGCTACCGAACCCTGCCAGACCTGTCACGGTTCAGGAGAGGTCCGTCAGGCTTCAAAAACCATGTTTGGACAGTTTGTCAATATTACTGCCTGTCCTACATGTGGGGGAGAGGGGCGTGTCGTCAAGGATCGTTGTACCGCATGTTACGGTGAGGGGATAAAGCAGGGAGATGTTACCGTAAAGGTGACCGTGCCCGCCGGTGTTCAGGATGGTAATTATCTGACCCTCAGAGGTCAGGGCAATGCCGGTCCGAGAGGCGGTGCGCCGGGAGATCTCATTGTGGTTATTGAAGAGAAGCCTCATGAGCTGTTCCGAAGAGACGGCAATGATGTGATCTTTAATCTTGCGTTAAGTTATCCTGATCTTGTGCTGGGGACGAAGATTGATGTTCCTACCCTGGATGGAGCAGTGAAGCTCACGATTCCGCCTGCAACGCAGCCGGAATCCATGTTGCGAATTCCGGGACAGGGTATCGGTCATTTGAGAGGATCGGGAAAAGGTGATCAGCTGGTAAGGGTTAATGTGTATGTACCTAAAGATCTTTCCCATCACGAGAAGGAGTTGCTGAAAGAGTTGAAAAAAACTGCAGCATTTTCCCCTTCAGGCAGCAATAACGATAAGGAGGAAAAGAGTTTTTTTGAGAAAGCCCGTGACATTTTCAGTTAA
- a CDS encoding nucleotide exchange factor GrpE, translating to MFMRKKVSADMDVHAENSTEPVVSGSVSSALPEDACAPEAGSGQEAGQYEVKIAELEAELAKQREQLDKFRDELLRRAADFENFRKQKERESMLAGTRALETTIRELLPLMDDVKRVLQNAPRILEITAEAKPYVDGVELLKRNFDNWLAGKGVTEIKSLGTKLDVHYHEAISMIEVPDVESETIVEEYQTGYQLGDRVIRHARVIVAS from the coding sequence ATGTTTATGAGAAAAAAAGTATCTGCCGATATGGATGTTCATGCAGAGAACAGTACTGAGCCGGTGGTTTCCGGTTCCGTATCGAGCGCTCTTCCTGAAGATGCTTGTGCCCCTGAAGCCGGGAGTGGACAAGAGGCCGGGCAGTATGAGGTGAAAATTGCCGAACTGGAAGCGGAACTCGCTAAACAGAGAGAGCAGCTTGATAAATTTCGTGATGAACTGTTGCGGAGAGCAGCCGATTTTGAGAATTTCCGGAAGCAGAAGGAGCGTGAATCCATGTTGGCCGGAACGAGGGCTCTTGAAACGACGATCAGAGAGCTGTTGCCATTAATGGATGATGTCAAGAGGGTTCTTCAGAATGCGCCACGGATTCTTGAGATCACGGCTGAAGCAAAACCCTATGTTGATGGAGTCGAACTGCTGAAAAGAAATTTCGATAACTGGCTGGCGGGGAAAGGCGTAACGGAAATCAAGTCGTTAGGGACGAAACTCGATGTCCATTATCATGAAGCGATTTCCATGATCGAGGTTCCCGATGTCGAGTCCGAAACGATTGTCGAGGAGTACCAGACGGGCTATCAGCTCGGGGATCGGGTTATCCGGCATGCCAGAGTGATTGTGGCAAGTTAG
- the hrcA gene encoding heat-inducible transcriptional repressor HrcA, whose amino-acid sequence MDSPELTLRERQVLGIVIQSYVVSAAPVGSRYIARNYNLGLSDATIRNVMADLEREGFISQPHTSAGRVPTDKGYRYYVDLIMHVQRINDEEKRRIDADFGQLTCERKGTSTEVLFSAAKVLGTISRQLSVVLSPAFSNAVFEKLDMVLLSSSRMMVILSIRSLFLRTIVMELDIEVSRQMVDDVVAVLNERLSGLTLVEIRRTLVVRLSDCTCDSALLDRIVRSSGELFDETPMIERLYISGAEYIIDQPEFKQPEKVRDLISMIEDKTSVAKLVDDATAAVEAVKPQGMDVSITIGKENIERKAGELTILSTPYYVGDMVGKLGILGPTRMDYEHAVRVLNYMADCLSTTLSEVP is encoded by the coding sequence ATGGATTCGCCTGAACTTACCTTGAGGGAGCGGCAGGTACTGGGTATCGTTATCCAGTCCTATGTGGTCTCAGCCGCTCCTGTCGGGTCGAGATATATTGCAAGGAACTATAACCTTGGCCTTTCGGATGCCACTATACGCAATGTGATGGCTGATCTTGAACGTGAGGGATTTATAAGCCAGCCGCATACTTCAGCAGGACGGGTGCCGACAGACAAGGGATACCGTTATTATGTAGATCTCATCATGCATGTCCAGCGGATCAATGATGAGGAAAAACGCCGTATCGATGCTGATTTCGGACAGCTGACCTGCGAGCGAAAGGGGACTTCGACTGAAGTTCTGTTTTCGGCTGCCAAGGTGCTCGGCACGATTTCCCGCCAGCTCAGTGTCGTCCTCTCTCCCGCGTTTTCAAATGCGGTTTTCGAGAAGCTCGATATGGTGCTGCTCAGTTCTTCGAGAATGATGGTTATTCTGTCGATTCGTTCACTTTTTCTCAGGACAATCGTCATGGAGCTTGATATCGAGGTTTCAAGGCAGATGGTCGATGACGTCGTTGCGGTTCTTAATGAACGTCTTTCTGGGTTGACGCTTGTCGAGATCAGGAGAACGCTTGTTGTTCGTTTGAGTGACTGCACCTGTGATAGTGCGCTTCTGGATCGTATAGTCCGTTCTTCAGGTGAACTTTTTGATGAGACTCCGATGATCGAGAGGCTGTATATTTCCGGAGCTGAGTATATTATCGACCAGCCCGAATTCAAGCAACCCGAAAAAGTTCGTGACCTGATTTCCATGATCGAGGATAAGACCAGTGTCGCGAAACTTGTCGACGATGCCACAGCTGCTGTTGAAGCGGTGAAACCACAGGGTATGGATGTTTCGATCACTATCGGAAAAGAGAACATTGAGCGAAAAGCCGGGGAATTGACCATTCTGTCAACGCCTTACTATGTTGGCGATATGGTCGGCAAACTCGGGATTCTCGGTCCGACAAGAATGGATTATGAGCATGCGGTTCGCGTTCTGAACTATATGGCGGATTGCCTGTCAACGACATTATCAGAAGTTCCCTAA
- the prmC gene encoding peptide chain release factor N(5)-glutamine methyltransferase → MVKESAREWCVVDLLKTTTDFFAAKEVDEPRMSAELLLAHLFGEDRLWLYLNHNRPVSGSELDEFRGLCRDRLDGRPVQYIIGEQFFYGKPFVVDERVLIPRPETELLVEHAAEFLTTRKPVNPECRLLDIGTGSGCIAVTLAGLFPYLEVTALDRSEDALDVARGNARKQGVLDRILFFQADMFDPDLVSRFSSPFDVIVSNPPYIPECEWDGLQKEVRGFEPKDALITPDGSDAYLAICRTAALILKPGGALCLEIHAEGAEMVRSIMASEHFGSISVLKDYSGFDRIVSGTFG, encoded by the coding sequence ATGGTAAAGGAGAGCGCACGGGAGTGGTGTGTTGTCGATCTGTTGAAAACGACAACCGATTTTTTTGCCGCTAAAGAGGTCGATGAACCCCGAATGAGCGCGGAATTGCTTTTGGCACATCTCTTCGGAGAAGACCGGCTCTGGCTCTACCTGAATCATAACCGGCCTGTATCCGGAAGTGAGCTGGACGAATTCAGGGGTCTTTGCAGAGATCGTCTTGATGGACGTCCTGTTCAATATATTATCGGGGAGCAGTTTTTTTATGGTAAACCGTTTGTTGTCGATGAGCGGGTGTTGATTCCCCGGCCTGAGACGGAATTGCTTGTTGAGCATGCAGCAGAGTTTCTTACCACACGCAAGCCGGTGAACCCTGAATGCCGACTGCTGGATATCGGCACCGGGAGTGGGTGTATAGCCGTGACGCTTGCCGGACTTTTTCCGTATTTGGAAGTGACGGCTCTTGACCGTTCCGAAGACGCTCTCGATGTTGCGCGAGGCAATGCCCGTAAACAGGGCGTGCTTGACAGAATTCTCTTTTTTCAGGCAGATATGTTTGACCCCGATCTGGTTTCGAGGTTTTCATCGCCTTTTGATGTAATTGTTTCCAATCCGCCCTATATTCCGGAATGTGAATGGGATGGCCTTCAGAAGGAGGTCAGAGGTTTTGAGCCGAAGGATGCGCTGATAACACCGGATGGGAGCGATGCTTACCTGGCAATCTGCCGGACAGCCGCATTGATACTGAAGCCTGGAGGAGCGCTTTGTCTTGAAATTCACGCAGAGGGGGCTGAAATGGTGAGGTCAATCATGGCTTCGGAACATTTCGGCTCTATCTCGGTACTGAAGGACTATTCGGGCTTTGACCGGATTGTCAGCGGTACTTTCGGCTGA
- a CDS encoding DUF4412 domain-containing protein, whose amino-acid sequence MKKVLILITLLCGTLLTGTATASGKFTGLMDMILKMPGGTADVTYYFGTDAQRMDMVMKMTKIPDPLKTTVITKAGRPDEALVINHETKNYSYVNLRTAAENATLLDFDSNYKLKRLGKTVIKGYQCEHISLTSTTEKLELWVTSDLGDFSTFRILQSQNPRLSNTALSRTLQNAGIEGFPVKIVQRNDNGLSTMELASIQPKTVASSLFTVPRGYKKIEANQKQATGKQKEHLRNLMEKMKKFEE is encoded by the coding sequence ATGAAAAAAGTCCTGATACTCATAACCCTGCTTTGCGGAACCCTCCTTACAGGCACAGCAACAGCTTCCGGTAAATTCACCGGGCTCATGGACATGATACTGAAAATGCCCGGAGGAACTGCCGATGTCACCTACTACTTCGGAACCGATGCCCAGCGAATGGACATGGTCATGAAGATGACAAAAATCCCGGATCCGCTGAAAACCACCGTAATCACAAAAGCAGGGAGGCCCGACGAAGCACTGGTAATCAATCATGAAACGAAAAACTACAGTTACGTTAACCTCAGAACCGCAGCTGAAAATGCAACCCTGCTTGATTTCGACAGCAACTACAAGCTCAAACGACTTGGCAAAACCGTCATCAAGGGCTATCAATGCGAACATATAAGCCTGACAAGCACCACTGAAAAACTTGAACTGTGGGTCACTTCGGATCTTGGTGATTTCTCGACTTTCAGGATTCTGCAGTCGCAGAATCCGAGGCTTTCCAATACAGCCCTTTCCCGTACGCTGCAGAATGCCGGTATCGAAGGATTTCCTGTAAAAATCGTACAGCGAAACGACAACGGGCTCTCTACCATGGAGCTTGCATCCATTCAGCCCAAAACGGTTGCATCATCACTCTTCACTGTCCCGCGAGGATATAAAAAAATCGAAGCGAATCAAAAACAGGCAACCGGCAAACAGAAAGAACACTTGCGAAATCTTATGGAAAAAATGAAAAAATTCGAAGAGTAG
- the proS gene encoding proline--tRNA ligase yields MADKITSRSQDYSQWYIDLVRSAKLADYSDVRGCMVIRPNGYAIWEKMQAALDAMFKETGHVNAYFPLFIPESYIAKEAEHIEGFAPECAVVTHGGGEELAEKLYVRPTSETIIWASYKKWIQSYRDLPILINQWANVVRWEMRTRLFLRTTEFLWQEGHTAHATKEEASEEVLRMITIYKKFAEEYMALPVIMGRKTESEKFAGADETFCIEAMMQDGKALQAGTSHHLGQNFAKAFDCQFQTSAGELDFVWATSWGVSTRLIGALIMAHSDDRGLVLPPKLASRQVVVIPILRGDKTAVLEQADAIVCTLKKHGIPAFVDSSDQNSPGWKFAEYELQGIPLRIELGPRDLAGKKCVVARRDTLEKTELPLDDTFSMQVSEILNSIQQNLYDRALSFRNEKTVEVKSYEEFKTAVENGFVIAHWDGTDETESKIKEETKATIRVLPEEQEYLDRYTMMEPGVCIYSGRPAARKVVFAKAY; encoded by the coding sequence GTGGCAGATAAAATCACTTCACGAAGTCAGGACTACTCCCAGTGGTATATCGACCTCGTCCGATCAGCAAAACTGGCCGATTATTCCGATGTTCGCGGCTGTATGGTCATCCGGCCTAACGGGTATGCGATCTGGGAAAAAATGCAGGCGGCGCTTGACGCCATGTTCAAGGAAACCGGTCATGTCAATGCATACTTTCCGCTTTTTATTCCCGAAAGCTACATAGCTAAAGAGGCCGAGCATATCGAAGGTTTCGCTCCTGAATGCGCTGTCGTAACCCATGGAGGAGGCGAAGAGCTGGCTGAAAAACTCTATGTACGCCCAACATCTGAAACCATCATATGGGCCTCATATAAAAAATGGATCCAGTCCTACCGCGACCTCCCCATCCTGATCAATCAATGGGCCAACGTCGTACGCTGGGAGATGAGAACCCGTCTGTTTCTGCGAACAACCGAGTTTCTCTGGCAGGAAGGTCATACCGCACACGCCACGAAAGAAGAGGCATCAGAAGAGGTACTGCGTATGATCACCATCTACAAGAAATTTGCCGAAGAGTATATGGCTCTGCCGGTTATCATGGGAAGAAAAACAGAGAGCGAAAAGTTTGCAGGTGCGGACGAAACATTCTGCATCGAAGCGATGATGCAGGATGGGAAAGCGCTTCAGGCGGGAACATCCCATCACCTCGGACAGAATTTCGCAAAAGCGTTCGACTGCCAGTTCCAGACCAGCGCCGGAGAACTCGACTTTGTCTGGGCAACCAGCTGGGGCGTATCGACCAGGCTGATCGGCGCTCTGATCATGGCCCATTCTGACGACCGGGGACTGGTGCTGCCTCCTAAACTCGCCTCGCGTCAGGTAGTAGTCATTCCTATTCTTCGCGGAGACAAAACTGCCGTGCTTGAACAGGCTGACGCCATTGTCTGTACTCTTAAAAAACACGGAATTCCCGCATTTGTCGACAGCAGCGATCAGAACTCGCCCGGATGGAAGTTTGCCGAGTACGAACTTCAGGGCATTCCGCTGAGAATAGAACTCGGACCGAGAGACTTAGCGGGTAAAAAATGCGTTGTCGCCCGTCGCGACACCCTCGAAAAAACCGAACTTCCCCTGGATGACACCTTTTCCATGCAGGTAAGCGAAATTCTGAACAGCATTCAGCAGAACCTTTACGACCGGGCGCTCTCGTTCCGCAATGAAAAAACAGTTGAAGTCAAAAGCTACGAAGAGTTCAAAACCGCAGTTGAAAACGGCTTTGTCATAGCACACTGGGACGGTACGGATGAAACCGAATCCAAAATCAAGGAGGAAACCAAAGCAACGATAAGAGTGCTCCCGGAAGAACAGGAGTATCTTGACAGATATACAATGATGGAACCAGGAGTCTGCATCTACTCGGGACGGCCCGCAGCGCGCAAAGTCGTTTTCGCAAAAGCCTACTGA